DNA from Gemmatimonas sp.:
TTCCGCGTCCGACCGCAAGCGATACAGATCGGCGTGGATCACCGGGCCTCGAGGCGCGTCATACTGCTGGATGATCGAGAATGTCGGACTCGTCACCGCCTCGATGGCGGAGACGCCGATCCCGACGCAAATCGCCCGCACCAGTGTGGTCTTTCCCGCTCCGAGGTCACCCTCGAGCGTGATTACGACCGGACGCGGAAGTACCGCCCCGAGTGCCCGCCCCCACGCCTCCAGCGAATCCCGATCCGGGGCCCGCGGAGCGCCTCGCCCCAGCAAGTACCCGAGCGAGTCAGCGGCCACGCTTGCCTCCGGCGCGCCGCATCGGTGCGCTACCGGGGGGGCGCTTGGGAGCGGCCGTGTTGCCGCGCGCCTGTTCCGGCTTCTCTCCGAGCGCGGTGCGGACTTCGAAGAGCTGGTCGCGCAGTCGAGCTGCTGCCTCGAAATCGAGGGCGATCGCCGCTTCGCGCATGGCGACTTCCAGCTCCCCCACGAGCGTCTGCAAATCCTCACGCGACCGCGGTGCGCTCTCGGCACCCAATCGCTTGGTGGTCGGAGTGGCCTCCTCGTGCGGCGCGCGCGCATCGGCGACCCGCGTAATCAACCGGACATCATCGATGCTCTTCAGGACGCCGTGCGGGGTGATCCCGTTCTTCTCGTTGTGCTCACGCTGAATCGTCCGACGGCGATCGGTTTCGTCGATGGCACGCTGCATCGACCCGGTGATGCGGTCGGCATACAGGATCGCCATACCGTTCAAATGGCGTGCCGCGCGTCCGATCGTCTGGATCAACGACCGATCGCTGCGCAGGAAGCCTTCCTGGTCGGCGTCAAGAATCGCCACCAGCGATACCTCGGGCATGTCGAGCCCTTCGCGGAGCAGGTTGATGCCAATCAACACATCGAATTCACCGAGGCGCAACCCACGCACGATTTCCATGCGCTCGATGGCGTCGATATCGGAGTGCATGTATCGCACCCGAACACCCACCTGCTGCAGATAATCGGTAAGATCTTCCGACATCCGCTTCGTGAGCGTGGTGACCAGCACCCGCTCGCCCTTGCGCTCGCGAATGCGAATCTCGTGAAGCAGATCGTCCACCTGCCCCTTCACCGGACGAATTTCCAGGACTGGGTCCAGGAGGCCCGTGGGGCGGATGACTTGCTCGACGACCACGCCTTCCGAGAGTTGCAGCTCTAATTCCCCAGGCGTCGCCGAGACATTCACGAGCCGCGGTACCAGCTGGATGAACTCGTCGAAGACCAGCGGTCGATTGTCGAGCGCACTGGGTAGCCGAAATCCGTAGTCAACCAACGTGAGCTTGCGCGCGCGATCGCCGTTGTACATCCCGCGAATCTGTGGCAGCGACACGTGCGACTCGTCGACCACAACGAGGTAGTCGTCGGGGAAGTAATCGAGCAGGCAGGCTGGTCGTTCGCCGGCCGCGCGCCCGCTGATGTGCCTCGAGTAGTTCTCGATGCCGGCGCAGGTACCGATTTCCGCCAGCATTTCGAGATCGAAGTTCGTGCGCTGATCGAGCCGCTGCGCTTCCAGCAACTTGCCCTGCGTGCGTAGCTCGGCCAAGCGCTCGGCGAGCTCCTCGCGAATGGCGATACTCGCCCGCTCGATCGTGGGTCGGTTCGTGATGAAGTGTTTGGCCGGGTAGATCGCCATCCGCTCGAGCGTCGAAATCGTTTCGCCGGTGAGCGGGTCGATCTTGGAGATGCGCTCGATCTCATCACCCCACAGCTCGAGGCGCACTGCCTGCTCCTCGTACGCCGGATAGATCTCCACCGTGTCGCCACGCACGCGAAACGTCCCGCGATCGAACGCGACATCGTTTCGCAGATACTGAATGCCGACCAGTGCCCGCAGAATGTCGTCGCGCGCGATCTGCTGTCCACGGGACAGCGCCACCATGCGCTCGCGATACGACACCGGATCGCCGAGGCCGTAGATGGCCGACACCGTCGACACGATGACGACGTCATCGCGTTCCATCAACGAGGATGTGGCCCGCAGGCGGAGTCGATCGATATCCTCGTTGATGCTCGCATCCTTCTCGATGAACGTATCGCTCGAGGGGACGTACGCCTCCGGCTGATAGTAGTCGTAGTACGAGATGAAGTACTCGACTGCGTTCGTGGGGAAGAACGACTTGAGCTCTCCGTACAGCTGCGCCGCCAGCGTCTTGTTATGCGACAGGACGAGCGTCGGCCTCCCCCATTGCGCGATGACGTTTGCCATCGTCATCGTCTTGCCAGACCCGGTGACGCCGAGCAGCGTCT
Protein-coding regions in this window:
- the tsaE gene encoding tRNA (adenosine(37)-N6)-threonylcarbamoyltransferase complex ATPase subunit type 1 TsaE encodes the protein MAADSLGYLLGRGAPRAPDRDSLEAWGRALGAVLPRPVVITLEGDLGAGKTTLVRAICVGIGVSAIEAVTSPTFSIIQQYDAPRGPVIHADLYRLRSDAELEMLGWDEVVESAPVLLVEWPDRAVNTLPRDRIHVVLGHDPENANRRLLRIHAPTMR
- the uvrB gene encoding excinuclease ABC subunit UvrB; this encodes MSAPFRLQSPFAPAGDQPRAIIELSEGLTRGDRFQTLLGVTGSGKTMTMANVIAQWGRPTLVLSHNKTLAAQLYGELKSFFPTNAVEYFISYYDYYQPEAYVPSSDTFIEKDASINEDIDRLRLRATSSLMERDDVVIVSTVSAIYGLGDPVSYRERMVALSRGQQIARDDILRALVGIQYLRNDVAFDRGTFRVRGDTVEIYPAYEEQAVRLELWGDEIERISKIDPLTGETISTLERMAIYPAKHFITNRPTIERASIAIREELAERLAELRTQGKLLEAQRLDQRTNFDLEMLAEIGTCAGIENYSRHISGRAAGERPACLLDYFPDDYLVVVDESHVSLPQIRGMYNGDRARKLTLVDYGFRLPSALDNRPLVFDEFIQLVPRLVNVSATPGELELQLSEGVVVEQVIRPTGLLDPVLEIRPVKGQVDDLLHEIRIRERKGERVLVTTLTKRMSEDLTDYLQQVGVRVRYMHSDIDAIERMEIVRGLRLGEFDVLIGINLLREGLDMPEVSLVAILDADQEGFLRSDRSLIQTIGRAARHLNGMAILYADRITGSMQRAIDETDRRRTIQREHNEKNGITPHGVLKSIDDVRLITRVADARAPHEEATPTTKRLGAESAPRSREDLQTLVGELEVAMREAAIALDFEAAARLRDQLFEVRTALGEKPEQARGNTAAPKRPPGSAPMRRAGGKRGR